One stretch of Streptomyces sp. 135 DNA includes these proteins:
- a CDS encoding TetR family transcriptional regulator: MTSSDAEPAEPGLRTRKKQQRYQTISETAIALFLEKGFDKVSVAEVAAAAEVSKPTLFRYFAAKEDLVLHRFADHEDEPARVVAARPGKRPALDALQRHFLDGLARRDPVTGLCDVPAVLAFHRLLYGTPSLVARLHGYQNRSEQALAEALTAAHGGNPLESRLAAAQIVAVQRILAEENWRRITAGETADEAWPDAVTSANHAFAQLRTGLQRYA; encoded by the coding sequence ATGACCAGCAGCGACGCCGAGCCCGCCGAGCCCGGCCTGCGGACCCGCAAGAAGCAGCAGCGCTATCAGACGATCTCCGAGACGGCGATCGCGCTCTTCCTGGAGAAGGGTTTCGACAAGGTGTCGGTCGCGGAGGTGGCCGCCGCGGCGGAGGTCTCCAAGCCGACCCTCTTCCGCTACTTCGCCGCCAAGGAGGACCTGGTCCTGCACCGCTTCGCCGACCACGAGGACGAGCCGGCCCGCGTCGTCGCCGCCCGCCCCGGCAAGCGCCCCGCCCTCGACGCCCTCCAGCGCCACTTCCTGGACGGCCTCGCGCGCCGGGACCCGGTGACCGGCCTCTGCGACGTCCCCGCGGTCCTCGCCTTCCACCGCCTGCTCTACGGCACCCCGTCCCTGGTCGCCCGCCTCCACGGCTACCAGAACCGCTCCGAACAGGCCCTCGCCGAGGCCCTGACCGCCGCACACGGCGGCAACCCCCTGGAATCTCGCCTGGCCGCGGCCCAGATCGTCGCCGTCCAGCGGATCCTCGCGGAGGAGAACTGGCGCCGGATCACCGCCGGCGAGACCGCGGACGAGGCCTGGCCCGACGCGGTGACCTCGGCGAACCACGCCTTCGCCCAACTGCGCACCGGCCTCCAGCGCTACGCGTGA